The nucleotide window TCATGTGTTTCTATTCCAGATCGGTTATCTTCGCCTGGATCAACCAGCTATGGACGAGCAGATAGCGTGGGCGCAAAGTCCGGCTGCGGGGAAGGCGGGCGAACCTTATATGTTGCAGCAGCAGGGCCTGATGGATTTTGCCCTGGGCAAAGCCAAATCCGCGCAGACGGTACTGGGAAAGCTGGTTGATGGCTCTCGCAAACAAGGGCAACTCGATCTCGCCAACCGGGTGCAAAACGGTATTCCCAGAATCAATGCCGAAGTCGGCCTGACGGACAGCGCCTATGAAGAGCTGCAGCGTATGCCCGAAGCTCAAGCGTCTACGGATAGCCTTGCTGATGTCTCCGTAGCGTGGGCTCATGTTGGAGAGACCACACGCGCTGAGACGCTGCTCAAGCGCGCACTGGCTGCTCATCCGGCCAGCACGCTTTGGCAGCAGGATAATGGTCCGCAGATTACAGCCGCGATTGCGCTCAATCAGAAGAAGCCGGAGTCGGCTATCGAAGCATTGCACGCTGCGTCAGCGTCGGCTCAGCTCGATTTTGACCTGCGCGACTTTGCGTTGCCTGCCTTGCGTGGCCGCGCTTATCTCGCCGCGAAAGAGCCAGCGCTGGCCGAAGCCGAGTTTCACAAGATCCTCGACCACCCGGGCATTGAGCCGCTCTCGTATCAGTACGCGTTGGCTCAGTTAGGCCTGGCCCGCGCTCTTGTTCAGCAGGACAAGCTCACTGAAGCGGGGTTCGCCTACAAGGTGTTTTTCCAAATCTGGAAAGATGCAGACCCTGACTTGCCGCGCCTCAAAGAGGCCAAAGCAGAATACGCCAAACTCACAGACGGCGAGCCCACCCCAGTTGTCCACAATTCCGCCAGTCACAGAATTGCGAACCCACGCAGAAAGTAGCAGTGGGTAAGTTTGAATCCGCAGCTCCTCGAAGCCCTCATCGCTTTGCTTTCACGCATAGGGGTTTGATAAACTCTGGTCAAGACGCAAACCGACGACAGTCTAGCATATATGAAATGATCGCTTTTGAAGTGACCGCTGCGAATGCCCTGGGGCTCGCCAGCCTTCCTGAGGAGCCTTTGGATGAGTTCAGCTACGAAGAGATCTCCTGTTTCAACGAAGCCCGCAGCTTCCACCGAAGTCAATCGGGAAGAAACTCCTTTTGAGGCGCTGGCCAGCATCTGCTCGGTTCTGGTGGTGGGCCTGTTCGTTCTGACCTTCTTAGCTCAGAACTACCTCATTCCGTCAGGCTCGATGAAGAACACGCTGCTTGTGGGCGATCATCTGGTCGTCGACCAGATCACGCTCATGCCGCCTGCTTCGTGGATGCCGCTCATCAGGTATCGCGAGCCGAGGCGCGGCGATATTATGGTCTTCCACAAGCCCGTCAATCAGCCTGGTATTGATGCCACTGACGCCGACGGAACACCACAATACACTCCCCTGGTGAAGAGGTTGATTGGAGTACCGGGAGATCATATTCATCTACGGAACGGCATTGTGATTGTTAATGGTGTTGCACAGCCGGTGGGATTTGCAGAGCCGACGACAACGGATAACTTCAACGAGTTCCTCGATGATTTTCCCGCAGTACCCCCGGCAGCAGCATCGGGGGCGGCAGAGTCGTGGGCCGTGAACTTCTCAAGCTATATCCAGGATGGCGACCTGGTGGTTCCACCCGGCATGTACTTCATGATGGGCGATAACCGGCACAACAGCCTGGACTCGCGCTACTGGGGCTTCGTGCCACGCGCCAACATAATTGGCCGGCCTCTCTTCAACTATTGGTCGTTCAAGGCCGAAGATGGACAACTTGAACAAACAGGATTCGGTCACAAGCTCGCGTGGATCGGCCACGTTCTGGTGCATTTCTTCCCAGACACGCGCTGGAGACGGACTTTCCACGTTGTTCGTTGAACCGAAATTGTAAGATCCCGATTTGATCTCGGTGCGCTCCGGTCGTATGATCGCCTATTCGTCAATTACTACTTGTGCACTACCCGACACGCCAGCCGCAGTTCTTGCCTGGATTACTCCCCAGATGTGGGCTTGTCGTCAGCTGAGACCAAGTTATCAGAATGGCGTTTCTCGTTATCAAACCATTCAATTCTAACTACCGCTAAGAATGCGAGCTATTTGTAAAGATAGCCGAACATGATAGTTCTTCTGCACTGCGAATTATTTCGGCGAGGAGCGCGTTTTCTTCTTGTACCAAATGAAAGCTTCTGTTATTCCTAGTAACAATGGCGTCATTGGCCCACTCAAAGAGTGCGGTCGCAAAGGTGACCCGTCAAAGGAAGTGTTATGAAAACCCACCTCAATGGGGACGTTCTGTCCCTGTCTTACGACTCCATCCGTAACATCAGTTGCTCTCACGATCTCGAGAACGGCCGCAAGGTTATGGTCGGTCGCATGCGCGCGTCCGAATCCCAAAATATCAGCACCGACGAGAATGTACGTGACTACCTCGTGGACGCCGTAGGCAAGAAGAAGAAGCGCAAGGGCGACGTTCACCGCAAGATCGAAGACACAGTCGAAAACTACCCTGAAAACTTCTGCGTTTTGAATGGTGGTCTTGTCATCGTTGCGCGGGACTATGAAATCGACGAAAAGACAAAAACACTCAAGCTGACGAAGGCCAGCCTTATCAACGGAGCACAGACACAGGGTGTTCTTCGTGACCTCTCAGCAAACGGCGCTGATCTGGACATCTTTGTTACTTTCGAATTGATCGTGACCAAGGATGAGGCGCTCATCGCAGAAATTTCGATTGCGCGTAACTTTCAGAACGCCGTGGAAAACATCTCGATTGCAGGAAGTCGTGGCGTGCTTGATGAGTTGGAAGCGCACTTGCAAAAGAGTGATGCTGCTCTGAAGTTGCGAAAGTCGGAGACTGACCGTTCTGACGAATTCACCGACACCGAAAAGCTCATTCAGGTCATCATGGCTCTGGCCCCCACTGATTTGCTTGATGCGTCTGACATTGGGGCCAAGGACAAGGTGTACACCTACAGCCAAAAGGCAACGTGTCTCAAGGACTACTCGAAGATTTTCGAGGCTCAGAAGAACGAGAAGACAGACGGCGCTAACCGCAGGCTCTACAACTTCTTCTTGGGAATTGGGCCTGTAGCACTCGACCTCTACTACAAGTGGAAGACGCATCAGGGATTTCAGGGTACGGGGCTGCGCTCTCTTGTGAGGGAAGGCCGCACGATCATCGACATCCCCGACGGCCTCATCTTTCCCGTTATCGCTTCGCTTTCGGTTTTTGTGAAGCAGATCAAGAACGGCTGGATCATTGACCAGCCGTCGGCCCTTGATGATGAGGAACTCGTTGCGGCGGCAAAAGTCGCGTACACGAAGATGGCTGGCAGCAACCCTCAGACGATGGGAAAAAGCAGCGCCTGCTACTCGTCGTTGCTTCAGTTGACCTCGGTTTACAAGAAGCTGGTCGGCTAAGGCCGGGATGCCCCTTCTACGCGTGCTGAAAGTTCGCGTGGAGGGGCACAACCCTGGGTGGTCGCCTGCGACATGCTTCAGAATTGTCGAACCGATTTGTTAGTACCGTGAAGTTGGCTTATCGTCAGTAATTCAAGTCAGGAGCGCTCTTTGGGTTCATAACCCAAAGAGCGTAGTTTTAGCATTCGGACTGTGAATCCAAACGGCCTCCACCAGAAGCAACCCCTCTTAGCTGGATGCTTTTGCACTGCCTTTTACTGGCGCCGCTGGCTTTTCCGCTGTCAACTTCTCAGCAGTCGCCGCATTCTTCGACACGTCGCCGTCCACTTTGACGTCCGCCTTGGCCGCAGGCTTGGGAATCTCGGTCAAATCAGCCTTGCCTTCGGCCAGCCGCATCATGAACTGCTGGCTGCTGAAGCCCGGGGTCTTGCGTCCGGCATCGCCTTTGGCTGAGCTGGCGCGGATGTAGCCGCCATCTTCCTGCATCAAGCGAGCCTTTGCCGTGTCTGCCAGGTAAGCGGGCAAAATCTCATCGTGGATGCGAGCCTTCGCGGCCTTATCCCGTACTGGGAAAACTACCTCGCAGCGCTCGAAAAGATTGCGCGGCATCCAATCGGCACTGCCCAGATAAATCTCTTCGTGGCCGCCGTTGGCAAAATGAAAGATCCGGCTATGCTCCAGAAAACGGCCGATGATCGACCGCACTCGAATTCGCTCGCTCAGTCCTTTAACTCCGGGCCGCAGTGTGCAAACACCACGAACAATCAGATCGATCTCCACACCCGCCTGCGAAGCGGCGTACAGAGCCTCGATCATGCTCGGCTCCAACAGGGCATTCATCTTGGCGACAATGCGCGCCGTTCTACCGGCAGCAGCATGCTCGGCCTCACGCCGGATCAGTTGCAGAAAGTTTTCCGCCATCGTCAGCGGAGCTACGAGCAGCGGCTTGTAGTCATCAATCTCGGCATGGGCCGTGAGGTAATTGAAGACCATGTGGACCTGTTCCGTGATGGCCGGATCGCTGGTCAGCAAACTCAAATCCGTGTAGAAGCGTGCTGTGACCGGGTTGTAATTTCCCGTTCCCAGATGACAGTAGCGACGCGTTACGCCATCCTCATCGCGGCGCACGAGCATCGCGAGTTTGCAATGGGTTTTGAGGCCAACGACGCCATAAAACACCTGCACGCCAGCGTCTTCCATGCTGCGTGCCCAGCGAATATTGGATGCTTCATCGAAGCGCGCCATCAGCTCTACAACTACCGTGGCTTCTTTGGAAGCTGCGGCCTCGGTCAGCGCCTCAAACATCGGCGAGTCCGTGCTGGTGCGATAGAGCGTTTGCTTCATTGTTACGACTCGCGGATCGATGGCTCCCTGAGAGATGAAGTTGACGACTGGGTCGTACGAGTCATACGGATGGTGCAGCAGAACGTCCCTGTGCCGCAGCTCCTCAAAGATGTCTGCAACCGAGCGGCTCAGATTGAATTGCTTGGGGACAAACGCTGGAAACTTCAGCTCGGGCCGCGGAATATCTCCGTAAAAGAACATGAGGCGTGCGAGGTTTACCGGGCCGTCCGCCAGATAAATCTGCGACTCGTGCAGCTCAAAGTTCACACGCAGCCTGTCTACGATCTCAGAGTCGGCATCGCTCACAATCTCCAGGCGAACTGCATCGCCTTTACGCCGATTGTGTAATTCGCTGCGAATCGATTCCAGCAGCGATCGCGCCTCTTCCTCTTCAAAGTAGAGATTCGAGTTTCGGGTCACGCGAAACGCAGCTTTGGCCAGCACTTCGTAGCCGCGATACATGCCGCTCAGGTTCTGCGCCACCAGGTCCTGCAGCAAAATGTAGTCGCAGCAGCCGGAGGCAGCATTGGAACCCGCCAGTTTCACGAAGCGCGGTAATGCCCGAGGCACGGTCAGCACTCCCAGCACCACTGGGCCTGAACTCCGCCTCTTGGCCCGAAGCAGGATGGCCAGGCAAAGCGCCCGATTGAGAACTCGTGGGAACGGATGTGCCGGATCGATGGTGATCGGAGTCAGAAGCGGGTCAATCTCACGCAAATAGTAGGCGTGCGCCAGCTCCTTCTGCTCATCGCTTAATTCATCCCAGGCCAGCAGCCGAATCCCTTTTTGGCGCAGCTCGGGCAGCAGTTCTTCATTCCAGCAGCGATACTGCGCATCCATGAAGTCGTGCATTTCCGCTGTCAGGGCGTCGAGCGATTCCTGCGGAGGCAGCCCATCATAGCCGGGCTCGGTATGCCCGTCTTCCGTCCTCTGCAGCAGTCCGGCGAGGCGAATCTCCACATACTCATCGAGGTTGCTGCCGGTGATTGCGAGAAACTTCACGCGCTCCAGGATCGGGTTGGTGGCGTCCGACGCCTCTTCCAGAACGCGCCGGTTGAACTGTATCCACGACTTGTCGCGGCCTGCAAAAAGCTTCTTGTGCTGCGTATTCTTAACCATGAATTTGCAATCTCCCAGCTTCTCGTCTGCCGTCTGAAATAAATACGATCCGGATTGACCGCCGCCGTGTTCCAAAGTCTAGTTCTTTCAACACTTCCCGGCAATGCACAATCGCTCAGGGAAAAGAGGGCGGCGTTTCGCGAGTGCTCCTTCATCTCTTATCCCAACGGATAGGGCCGATGTGTTAACCCACCAAGAAAACCGTCAGGCGCGGGACGGGATTTGCACCGGTGACGCGACAAACCATTTGACGCAGCTTGCTGCTCAGCCTGAGGATAAGGAGGTAGCCTTCCACCGCGTATATCGATGCGCTTGTCCGCAAAGGAGTGATTTCATGTCCTCTGAGTATCTCTCTCTGGAAAATAACCTGGTTCCACCGGCAGCAGCCATAAGCGGAGACAATCTTCTGGAGAAGGTTGCCGTCGACGTTTACCGCATTGGCTCCATGCTGCTCGGCGAAGGCGAAGAGGCCATCGAGCTGGCCGAACAGACGGTCGCGACTACGGATGTAGTCTCCAGCGATCCATGCGA belongs to Acidicapsa ligni and includes:
- a CDS encoding AIPR family protein; its protein translation is MKTHLNGDVLSLSYDSIRNISCSHDLENGRKVMVGRMRASESQNISTDENVRDYLVDAVGKKKKRKGDVHRKIEDTVENYPENFCVLNGGLVIVARDYEIDEKTKTLKLTKASLINGAQTQGVLRDLSANGADLDIFVTFELIVTKDEALIAEISIARNFQNAVENISIAGSRGVLDELEAHLQKSDAALKLRKSETDRSDEFTDTEKLIQVIMALAPTDLLDASDIGAKDKVYTYSQKATCLKDYSKIFEAQKNEKTDGANRRLYNFFLGIGPVALDLYYKWKTHQGFQGTGLRSLVREGRTIIDIPDGLIFPVIASLSVFVKQIKNGWIIDQPSALDDEELVAAAKVAYTKMAGSNPQTMGKSSACYSSLLQLTSVYKKLVG
- the ppk1 gene encoding polyphosphate kinase 1; the protein is MVKNTQHKKLFAGRDKSWIQFNRRVLEEASDATNPILERVKFLAITGSNLDEYVEIRLAGLLQRTEDGHTEPGYDGLPPQESLDALTAEMHDFMDAQYRCWNEELLPELRQKGIRLLAWDELSDEQKELAHAYYLREIDPLLTPITIDPAHPFPRVLNRALCLAILLRAKRRSSGPVVLGVLTVPRALPRFVKLAGSNAASGCCDYILLQDLVAQNLSGMYRGYEVLAKAAFRVTRNSNLYFEEEEARSLLESIRSELHNRRKGDAVRLEIVSDADSEIVDRLRVNFELHESQIYLADGPVNLARLMFFYGDIPRPELKFPAFVPKQFNLSRSVADIFEELRHRDVLLHHPYDSYDPVVNFISQGAIDPRVVTMKQTLYRTSTDSPMFEALTEAAASKEATVVVELMARFDEASNIRWARSMEDAGVQVFYGVVGLKTHCKLAMLVRRDEDGVTRRYCHLGTGNYNPVTARFYTDLSLLTSDPAITEQVHMVFNYLTAHAEIDDYKPLLVAPLTMAENFLQLIRREAEHAAAGRTARIVAKMNALLEPSMIEALYAASQAGVEIDLIVRGVCTLRPGVKGLSERIRVRSIIGRFLEHSRIFHFANGGHEEIYLGSADWMPRNLFERCEVVFPVRDKAAKARIHDEILPAYLADTAKARLMQEDGGYIRASSAKGDAGRKTPGFSSQQFMMRLAEGKADLTEIPKPAAKADVKVDGDVSKNAATAEKLTAEKPAAPVKGSAKASS
- the lepB gene encoding signal peptidase I; this encodes MSSATKRSPVSTKPAASTEVNREETPFEALASICSVLVVGLFVLTFLAQNYLIPSGSMKNTLLVGDHLVVDQITLMPPASWMPLIRYREPRRGDIMVFHKPVNQPGIDATDADGTPQYTPLVKRLIGVPGDHIHLRNGIVIVNGVAQPVGFAEPTTTDNFNEFLDDFPAVPPAAASGAAESWAVNFSSYIQDGDLVVPPGMYFMMGDNRHNSLDSRYWGFVPRANIIGRPLFNYWSFKAEDGQLEQTGFGHKLAWIGHVLVHFFPDTRWRRTFHVVR